From the Dunckerocampus dactyliophorus isolate RoL2022-P2 chromosome 12, RoL_Ddac_1.1, whole genome shotgun sequence genome, one window contains:
- the LOC129191256 gene encoding diablo IAP-binding mitochondrial protein-like isoform X1 — translation MQTVRQCSACASRAAGGLLRSQADVLVLQSDKSIPRRGASCSRFLGSFFISSRKAANRNTMQWKDAAHTSTASLSLSPSMQRAEHLTYCSLIRRAASLVTDSTSTLLSQSTMALIDASASYTKAVHTRIALQRRYLVSLGKLSPAEEDSLQQAIFRQKAEVSEQLSECKRSETTWIKAVNLCKMAAEAAYASGAEQASITLRANIQLAQSHVDEARKLSAEADKKLAETKVEEIQRMAEYASSLEDCGEHQIHEAYLRED, via the exons ATGCAAACAGTACGGCAGTGCTCAGCGTGTGCCAGCCGGGCCGCAGGAGGACTTTTGAGGTCGCAGGCAGATGTTTTGGTGCTGCAGAGCGACAAGAGCATCCCCAGGAGGGGAGCATCTTGCAGCCGCTTCCTCGG CAGTTTCTTCATCAGCAGCAGAAAGGCCGCAAACAGGAACACGATGCAGTGGAAGGACGCTGCACACACGAGCACAGCGTCGTTGAGTTTGAGCCCGTCTATGCAG AGAGCAGAGCACCTTACTTACTGCTCCCTGATCAGAAGAGCGGCCTCTCTGGTCACCGACAGCACGAGCACCCTCCTCTCGCAGAGCACCATGGCTCTCATCGATGCCTCTGCCAGCTATACAAAG GCTGTGCACACACGGATTGCCTTGCAGAGACGTTATCTGGTCTCACTGGGAAAGCTGAGCCCTGCCGAGGAAGATTCGCTCCAGCAGGCCATCTTCAGACAAAAGGCAGAG GTCAGCGAGCAGCTCTCTGAATGTAAACGCTCGGAGACAACTTGGATCAAAGCGGTCAACTTGTGCAAAATGGCAGCGGAGGCGGCGTACGCTTCAGGAGCCGAGCAGGCGTCCATCACGCTAAGGGCCAACATCCAGCTGGCCCAATCCCATGTGGACGAGGCCCGGAAACTGTCAGCGGAGGCGGATAAGAAGCTGGCCGAGACCAAAGTAGAAGAGATCCAAAGGATGGCCGAGTACGCCTCCTCCTTGGAGGACTGCGGGGAACACCAGATCCATGAGGCTTATTTACGAGAGGACTAA
- the LOC129191164 gene encoding diablo IAP-binding mitochondrial protein-like gives MCLGKALLWRTNMAALGRGTAFLRFLRNNARILSRSGKPAGHKVGRWRNTVCTSGAALVVGSGLLCAVPFTQVQSLSHESLIRRAASLVTDSSSTFLSQTTLALIDAITEYSKAVHTLIALQKRYLASLGKLSQAEEDSIWQVMLGQRAEVNDRQEECKRFESVWVSALKLCETSAEAAYASGAEHASITMQNNIQVARSQVGEVEKVSKDAEKKLAEAKVLEVEAMTQHAATLEKSNNEEDVPEAYLRED, from the exons ATGTGTTTGGGGAAGGCTTTATTGTGGCGGACCAACATGGCCGCACTCGGCAGGGGAACGGCATTCCTTCGTTTCTTACG GAACAATGCGCGCATACTGAGCAGGAGCGGCAAACCCGCAGGACACAAGGTGGGAAGATGGAGAAACACTGTATGCACAAGCGGCGCAGCTCTGGTTGTGGGCAGTGGCCTTTTGTGCGCTGTACCCTTCACTCAG GTTCAAAGTCTCTCTCACGAATCTCTGATCAGAAGAGCAGCCTCTCTGGTTACGGACAGTTCCAGCACGTTCCTCTCTCAGACCACTTTAGCGCTCATAGATGCCATCACGGAGTATTCTAAG GCTGTGCACACGCTCATAGCGCTCCAAAAACGCTACCTGGCCTCGCTGGGAAAACTGAGCCAAGCGGAGGAAGACTCCATCTGGCAGGTGATGCTCGGCCAGCGAGCAGAG GTCAATGACAGACAAGAAGAATGCAAGCGTTTCGAGTCAGTCTGGGTCAGCGCCCTCAAGCTGTGTGAAACGTCAGCCGAGGCGGCCTACGCTTCAG GGGCTGAGCATGCATCCATCACCATGCAGAACAACATCCAGGTGGCCCGCTCCCAAGTTGGGGAGGTGGAGAAAGTCTCAAAAGACGCGGAGAAGAAGTTGGCTGAGGCAAAGGTGCTGGAGGTGGAGGCCATGACTCAGCACGCCGCAACACTGGAGAAGAGTAACAATGAGGAAGACGTGCCCGAGGCTTACCTCAGAGAGGACTAA
- the LOC129191446 gene encoding odorant receptor 131-2-like, translating into MQPHDLALNTTSPRKLSVIIKVCAVIPFFCVFLCCIAVMLRVFVSHRHFLHTSRYILFTCMLINDTMQLLLSVLLFVLAMGQVKVVLVVCIPLLFMSTATFQNTPLILAAMSLERYVAIVYPLHRPAMWRSDRIWVVILVLWMISCIFLIIMYSLREPDPSRDVLSAPFLCKDSIINSSPMQTIFKAAAHVLFFAVVAVVILFTYVRILLETRKLRRDRACVSRAMHTVMLHVLQLLLCTLAFTHPITESLIVLHANWSRQDVAFFNYFCFMLIPRFLSPLIYGCRDQSLRGYIRKTFKPEVRA; encoded by the coding sequence ATGCAGCCTCATGACCTTGCGCTCAACACCACATCCCCCAGAAAGCTCTCCGTCATCATCAAGGTGTGTGCGGTCATCCCTTTCTTCTGCGTCTTCCTGTGCTGCATCGCCGTCATGCTCCGCGTCTTCGTGTCCCACCGCCACTTCCTGCACACGTCTCGCTACATACTGTTCACCTGCATGCTCATCAATGACACCATGCAGCTGCTCCTCTCTGTGCTGCTCTTCGTCCTGGCCATGGGCCAGGTGAAGGTGGTCCTTGTCGTCTGCATCCCCTTACTGTTCATGTCCACCGCCACCTTCCAGAACACGCCCTTGATCTTGGCCGCCATGTCTTTAGAGCGCTACGTCGCCATTGTCTATCCCCTGCACCGCCCCGCTATGTGGCGCTCGGATCGGATCTGGGTGGTCATCCTGGTCCTGTGGATGATCAGCTGCATCTTCCTCATCATCATGTACTCCCTACGGGAGCCTGACCCCAGCAGAGACGTCCTCTCCGCGCCTTTTCTGTGCAAAGATTCCATCATCAACTCCTCCCCGATGCAGACCATCTTCAAGGCTGCCGCCCACGTGCTCTTCTTCGCCGTGGTGGCTGTCGTTATCCTCTTCACCTACGTGCGTATCCTGCTGGAGACCAGGAAGCTGAGGCGGGACCGGGCCTGCGTGAGCCGCGCCATGCACACGGTGATGCTGCACGTCCTCCAGCTGCTGCTCTGCACGCTGGCCTTCACGCACCCCATCACCGAGAGCCTCATCGTGCTGCACGCTAACTGGTCGAGACAGGACGTGGCCTTCTTCAACTACTTCTGCTTCATGCTCATCCCCCGCTTTCT
- the LOC129191256 gene encoding diablo IAP-binding mitochondrial protein-like isoform X2: protein MQTVRQCSACASRAAGGLLRSQADVLVLQSDKSIPRRGASCSRFLGFFISSRKAANRNTMQWKDAAHTSTASLSLSPSMQRAEHLTYCSLIRRAASLVTDSTSTLLSQSTMALIDASASYTKAVHTRIALQRRYLVSLGKLSPAEEDSLQQAIFRQKAEVSEQLSECKRSETTWIKAVNLCKMAAEAAYASGAEQASITLRANIQLAQSHVDEARKLSAEADKKLAETKVEEIQRMAEYASSLEDCGEHQIHEAYLRED, encoded by the exons ATGCAAACAGTACGGCAGTGCTCAGCGTGTGCCAGCCGGGCCGCAGGAGGACTTTTGAGGTCGCAGGCAGATGTTTTGGTGCTGCAGAGCGACAAGAGCATCCCCAGGAGGGGAGCATCTTGCAGCCGCTTCCTCGG TTTCTTCATCAGCAGCAGAAAGGCCGCAAACAGGAACACGATGCAGTGGAAGGACGCTGCACACACGAGCACAGCGTCGTTGAGTTTGAGCCCGTCTATGCAG AGAGCAGAGCACCTTACTTACTGCTCCCTGATCAGAAGAGCGGCCTCTCTGGTCACCGACAGCACGAGCACCCTCCTCTCGCAGAGCACCATGGCTCTCATCGATGCCTCTGCCAGCTATACAAAG GCTGTGCACACACGGATTGCCTTGCAGAGACGTTATCTGGTCTCACTGGGAAAGCTGAGCCCTGCCGAGGAAGATTCGCTCCAGCAGGCCATCTTCAGACAAAAGGCAGAG GTCAGCGAGCAGCTCTCTGAATGTAAACGCTCGGAGACAACTTGGATCAAAGCGGTCAACTTGTGCAAAATGGCAGCGGAGGCGGCGTACGCTTCAGGAGCCGAGCAGGCGTCCATCACGCTAAGGGCCAACATCCAGCTGGCCCAATCCCATGTGGACGAGGCCCGGAAACTGTCAGCGGAGGCGGATAAGAAGCTGGCCGAGACCAAAGTAGAAGAGATCCAAAGGATGGCCGAGTACGCCTCCTCCTTGGAGGACTGCGGGGAACACCAGATCCATGAGGCTTATTTACGAGAGGACTAA